A genomic window from Deinococcus detaillensis includes:
- a CDS encoding PIG-L deacetylase family protein, whose amino-acid sequence MRLYRPRKWKRLAAAAVILLLLAAFINGWYWLPTGRLTVHQVKAAAAALPIMEPLSGRVLFVSPHPDDETLAAGGLLQDVMERGGQVYVVFLTSGDGFEWDARATNREVNVDRADMLRLGLRRMNEARAATAALGIPKDHIFFLGFPDQGLTPIYLQNYLSPYTSPHTGVNRVPYAGTFVPGKPYTGKELDRQLAAVYDQVKPDTVLAPSAQDGHPDHRTAAYVSSRLATQRGEKLYFYLVHGGLEWPLPKGKHEDLPLVPPRPTWQGLKWNRYPVTDHQRKRQIEAIKAYKTQLMVVPRFMWAFVRQNELLLPAPAEGAPIPPADLGK is encoded by the coding sequence ATGCGTTTATACAGGCCGCGCAAATGGAAACGTCTGGCAGCAGCGGCCGTTATCCTGCTGCTGCTGGCCGCCTTTATTAACGGCTGGTACTGGCTGCCCACCGGAAGGTTGACCGTTCACCAGGTCAAGGCGGCGGCGGCGGCGTTGCCCATTATGGAGCCGCTCAGCGGGCGGGTGCTGTTCGTCTCGCCGCATCCCGACGACGAAACTTTGGCGGCAGGCGGACTGCTGCAAGACGTGATGGAGCGCGGCGGGCAAGTCTACGTGGTCTTTTTGACCAGCGGCGACGGCTTCGAGTGGGACGCCCGCGCCACCAACCGCGAAGTAAACGTAGACCGCGCCGATATGCTGCGCCTCGGCCTGCGCCGGATGAACGAGGCCCGTGCGGCGACGGCGGCGCTGGGCATTCCCAAAGACCATATTTTCTTTTTGGGGTTTCCCGATCAGGGTCTGACCCCGATTTATCTGCAAAATTATTTGTCGCCGTACACCAGCCCGCACACTGGCGTCAACCGGGTGCCATATGCCGGAACCTTCGTGCCGGGTAAGCCCTATACCGGCAAGGAATTAGACCGCCAATTGGCCGCCGTCTACGACCAGGTCAAGCCTGACACGGTGCTGGCCCCCAGCGCCCAAGACGGCCACCCCGACCACCGCACCGCCGCTTACGTGTCGTCGCGGCTGGCGACCCAGCGCGGCGAGAAGCTGTACTTTTACCTCGTTCACGGCGGGCTGGAGTGGCCCCTTCCCAAGGGCAAGCACGAAGACCTGCCGCTTGTCCCGCCGCGCCCGACCTGGCAAGGGCTGAAATGGAACCGCTATCCGGTGACGGATCATCAGCGCAAACGCCAAATCGAGGCCATCAAAGCCTACAAGACGCAGCTGATGGTGGTGCCGCGCTTCATGTGGGCCTTCGTGCGCCAAAACGAATTGCTGCTGCCCGCTCCCGCCGAAGGTGCGCCGATTCCGCCCGCCGATCTGGGAAAATGA
- a CDS encoding glutamate-cysteine ligase family protein produces MPAALSALIAAAAPTYGLEEEVFVLYGGRTSLGSLWDMGGLLWQDPGRNWAATATNFRRGEAARREVMSSVEVSTRVEFSAATLFAATLSRRRELARVFSSGQLIALGALPGSDRYHTAGLHIHVGVPDAERQRVYGNLAYFLPVLTLASASSPYFGQGESGPLSRIKSSFALGELGSDPYERFQDLIITRRLGTLELRVLDPVPDPERLWAIVQAVEKIAKLPGTLPFSRQSYNQLRAQMLGGASDTLFERADELAERVGFSTDWLRFTEADRVRGHTEVHGWASTCAHLDGLYRSGIWQDLGTPHPLPAAWRGYAGFARYYLPKLPYIARKAYVENKK; encoded by the coding sequence ATGCCTGCTGCCTTGTCCGCTCTGATCGCCGCTGCCGCGCCCACTTACGGTCTGGAAGAAGAAGTCTTCGTCCTCTACGGCGGGCGCACTTCGCTGGGCAGTTTGTGGGATATGGGGGGGCTGTTGTGGCAAGACCCGGGCCGCAACTGGGCGGCCACCGCCACCAATTTCCGGCGGGGTGAAGCGGCCAGGCGTGAGGTGATGAGCAGCGTGGAAGTCAGCACCCGAGTGGAGTTCAGCGCCGCGACGCTGTTTGCCGCTACGTTGTCGCGCCGCCGCGAACTCGCCCGCGTTTTTTCGTCGGGTCAACTGATTGCCCTCGGTGCCTTGCCGGGCAGTGACCGCTATCACACGGCGGGGCTGCACATTCACGTCGGTGTGCCGGACGCCGAGCGCCAGCGGGTTTACGGCAACCTGGCTTACTTCTTGCCGGTGCTGACCCTTGCCAGCGCCAGCAGCCCTTACTTTGGACAGGGCGAGAGCGGCCCGCTTTCGCGCATCAAGTCGTCGTTTGCTTTGGGCGAACTCGGCAGCGATCCCTACGAGCGGTTTCAGGATTTGATCATCACCCGCCGGCTGGGCACGCTGGAGTTGCGCGTCCTCGACCCGGTTCCCGATCCAGAGCGGCTGTGGGCCATTGTGCAGGCGGTGGAAAAAATCGCCAAGTTGCCCGGCACCTTGCCGTTTAGCCGCCAGAGTTACAACCAGTTGCGGGCACAGATGCTCGGCGGCGCATCCGACACCCTCTTTGAACGCGCCGACGAACTCGCGGAGCGGGTGGGCTTTTCTACCGATTGGCTGCGCTTTACCGAAGCAGACCGGGTGCGAGGCCATACTGAGGTTCACGGCTGGGCCAGCACCTGCGCCCACCTCGACGGCCTTTACCGCAGCGGCATCTGGCAAGACCTCGGCACGCCCCACCCGCTGCCGGCAGCTTGGCGAGGGTACGCCGGATTTGCCCGCTATTACCTTCCCAAGTTGCCGTATATCGCCCGTAAAGCGTACGTGGAAAATAAGAAATAG
- a CDS encoding phosphatidylserine decarboxylase — MLKFLLNVLKRLLPIALIWGAVLLFLQRVWFYRDPVRITPTDDDLLTSPCDGQVVYVRRVENGEIVSEKLGQKIKVSEITHAEWPEGQTPGHGWLIGIYMSPLDVHFNYAPMKGRITGIVHNGAKLNLPMVDIWEYIQLTYLRRAVDLFAKRYALENERQTVFIEGRVKVAMVEIADKFVNKISTYVSVNDTLRPGQKISFIERGSQVDLFIFGDVDFLVGVGDQVYGAQTPIARLSKPKA; from the coding sequence ATGCTGAAATTTTTGCTCAATGTTCTCAAGCGCCTCTTGCCCATCGCCCTGATTTGGGGCGCGGTCTTGCTGTTTTTGCAGCGCGTTTGGTTTTACCGCGATCCGGTACGTATCACTCCCACCGACGACGATTTGCTGACCAGTCCCTGTGACGGCCAAGTCGTTTACGTGCGCCGCGTGGAAAACGGCGAGATCGTCAGCGAGAAGCTCGGCCAGAAAATCAAAGTCAGCGAAATTACCCACGCCGAGTGGCCTGAAGGCCAGACGCCCGGACACGGCTGGCTGATCGGGATTTACATGTCACCCTTAGACGTGCATTTCAACTACGCGCCGATGAAAGGCCGCATCACCGGCATCGTTCACAACGGAGCCAAACTCAATTTGCCGATGGTGGATATTTGGGAATACATTCAACTGACGTATCTGCGGCGGGCGGTGGATTTGTTTGCCAAGCGCTACGCCCTGGAAAACGAGCGCCAAACGGTGTTCATCGAGGGGCGCGTCAAAGTGGCGATGGTGGAAATCGCCGACAAGTTCGTCAACAAGATCAGCACCTATGTCAGCGTGAACGATACCCTGCGCCCCGGCCAGAAAATCAGCTTCATTGAGCGCGGCTCACAGGTGGATTTGTTTATCTTCGGTGACGTGGACTTCTTGGTGGGCGTGGGCGACCAAGTGTACGGCGCACAAACGCCCATTGCCCGCCTTAGCAAGCCTAAAGCGTAA
- a CDS encoding DedA family protein: MTEHLLHWLGTLNPQVVHLVNALLLLLEGIGLPFIPYEASMLALGLMIQGHDTTLWESILFGTIGNTIGNLIGYYIGPRGIKLIPKKAQQKLGLTQIQNMLTQYGPWMAVISRWFGPFRTLFILYAREAGLKPLPYIACSFLGALSWTAVWQIGMWLGGVAFIAVWHRYQIYGLVGLVVLSVPAYFIYKAVKKARGEVNTAQQSREEARTEQEL; encoded by the coding sequence ATGACGGAGCACTTGCTGCACTGGCTGGGGACGCTCAACCCGCAGGTCGTCCATTTGGTGAACGCCTTGCTGCTGCTACTGGAAGGCATCGGGCTGCCCTTTATTCCTTATGAAGCCAGCATGTTGGCGCTGGGTTTAATGATTCAGGGCCACGACACCACACTTTGGGAATCGATTTTGTTCGGCACCATCGGCAATACCATCGGCAACCTGATCGGCTACTACATCGGGCCGCGCGGGATCAAGCTGATTCCCAAAAAAGCGCAGCAGAAGCTGGGCCTGACCCAAATTCAGAACATGCTGACCCAGTACGGCCCGTGGATGGCCGTCATCAGCCGCTGGTTCGGGCCGTTCAGAACGCTGTTTATTTTGTATGCCCGTGAAGCTGGCCTCAAGCCCTTGCCGTATATCGCCTGCTCTTTTCTTGGGGCGTTGTCCTGGACGGCGGTGTGGCAAATTGGGATGTGGCTGGGCGGAGTGGCCTTTATTGCGGTCTGGCACCGGTATCAAATCTACGGCCTGGTCGGGCTGGTGGTTCTCAGCGTTCCCGCTTACTTTATTTATAAAGCAGTCAAGAAAGCACGCGGTGAGGTCAACACAGCGCAGCAAAGCCGTGAAGAAGCCAGGACAGAGCAGGAGTTGTAA
- a CDS encoding CAP domain-containing protein, translating to MKFKQQLGLLVMAALFLSACGSQVAAPPTSDQSAQPAVAVRSAAPAADTALDTSTMPKALSLSVGESLQVPVTISGQVPAAGLLSWQSSDPRIVAVTASGLLSAYQPGAVQVRIVQKDHPERDYVLEVTVQAPPMATPKPPAQPIAPAPPAPVAPAPVVPPTPTPPVPAPTPTPAPTPTPPAPAPTPTPVAPPAPAPTPPAPAPTPTPIAPPPVPAPIPTPAPAPTPTSGFTSEVLRLVNVARAAGGNCGGVAYPPAAALSWNTLLAGTAQAHAADMATKNYFDHTSPDGRTFDQRITAAGYQWRSVAENIAAGQQTPADVMASWLSSPGHCKNIFNPILKELGVGYFEGGSYKQYWVQDFGTPR from the coding sequence ATGAAGTTTAAACAACAGCTCGGCTTACTGGTGATGGCCGCGCTTTTTCTATCCGCTTGTGGTTCGCAGGTGGCGGCCCCGCCGACTTCTGACCAAAGCGCTCAGCCTGCGGTGGCTGTCCGGAGCGCTGCCCCCGCTGCCGACACAGCCCTTGATACTTCCACCATGCCTAAAGCGCTGAGCCTCAGCGTGGGCGAAAGCCTGCAAGTCCCGGTCACCATCAGCGGCCAAGTGCCTGCGGCTGGGCTGCTGAGTTGGCAAAGCAGCGACCCCCGCATCGTCGCAGTCACGGCGAGCGGCTTACTGAGCGCGTACCAGCCCGGCGCGGTGCAGGTCAGAATCGTTCAGAAAGACCACCCCGAGCGCGATTATGTCCTCGAAGTCACGGTTCAAGCGCCCCCAATGGCCACGCCCAAGCCGCCCGCGCAACCAATTGCTCCCGCTCCACCTGCGCCAGTCGCGCCCGCTCCAGTAGTGCCTCCGACTCCCACGCCACCTGTGCCAGCTCCCACACCTACCCCGGCCCCTACGCCCACACCGCCAGCGCCAGCTCCTACACCTACTCCGGTCGCGCCTCCAGCCCCCGCGCCCACCCCACCTGCGCCAGCTCCCACACCCACTCCAATTGCTCCGCCGCCCGTACCAGCCCCAATTCCCACTCCAGCCCCCGCGCCGACGCCGACCAGCGGCTTTACTTCCGAAGTGCTGCGCCTGGTCAACGTGGCCCGCGCGGCGGGGGGAAATTGCGGCGGCGTGGCTTACCCGCCCGCAGCAGCCCTGAGCTGGAACACTCTGCTGGCCGGCACGGCACAGGCCCACGCTGCTGATATGGCCACCAAAAACTACTTTGACCACACCAGCCCGGATGGCCGCACCTTCGATCAGCGCATCACCGCCGCCGGATACCAGTGGCGCAGCGTGGCCGAGAACATCGCCGCCGGCCAGCAGACCCCCGCCGATGTGATGGCCAGCTGGCTGAGCAGCCCCGGCCACTGCAAAAATATCTTCAATCCCATTCTCAAAGAGTTGGGGGTGGGCTACTTCGAGGGCGGCAGCTACAAACAATACTGGGTGCAGGACTTCGGCACGCCACGCTGA
- a CDS encoding PSP1 domain-containing protein, translating to MLTENQHPVNSRVVVQGKRGPEVATVRGAAQPEGSARYGMILRAATQEDLSDWTRLEQAGEDLKWFLRARARDRALPVKIVAVEFTLDGSLVTVSYSAEERLELSHLIQDLREQTKARVNFVAIGPREQAQIIGALGACGRENCSSNHLQEFAPVSIRMARDQQLPLNPEKLSGPCGRLLCCLQYEHTQYVDLLKEMPRKNARVCHTESGACGKVVKLHPLTASVDVLGEDGAGYMQGVAVSALRPAKDSAQSGKD from the coding sequence ATGCTCACCGAGAACCAACACCCGGTGAACAGCCGAGTGGTTGTGCAGGGCAAACGCGGCCCCGAAGTCGCCACCGTGCGCGGCGCGGCTCAGCCGGAAGGCAGCGCCCGCTACGGCATGATTTTGCGGGCCGCCACCCAAGAAGACCTCAGCGACTGGACCCGGCTGGAGCAGGCCGGCGAAGACCTCAAGTGGTTTTTGCGTGCCCGCGCCCGTGACCGCGCCCTGCCGGTCAAAATCGTGGCGGTGGAGTTTACCTTAGACGGCAGTTTGGTTACGGTCAGCTACAGCGCCGAGGAGCGCCTCGAACTCAGCCACCTGATTCAGGACCTGCGCGAGCAGACCAAAGCCAGAGTCAATTTCGTGGCCATCGGCCCACGTGAGCAAGCCCAGATTATCGGAGCGCTCGGTGCGTGCGGGCGCGAGAACTGCTCGTCGAATCACCTGCAAGAATTTGCGCCGGTCAGCATCCGGATGGCCCGCGACCAGCAGTTGCCGCTCAATCCCGAAAAACTCAGCGGGCCATGTGGCCGCTTGCTGTGCTGCCTCCAATACGAGCACACGCAGTACGTTGACCTCCTCAAAGAAATGCCGCGCAAAAACGCCAGAGTGTGCCACACCGAGTCCGGCGCGTGCGGAAAAGTGGTCAAGTTGCACCCGTTGACCGCCAGCGTAGACGTGCTGGGCGAGGACGGCGCGGGCTATATGCAGGGCGTGGCCGTGTCGGCACTCAGACCCGCCAAAGACAGCGCCCAGAGCGGCAAAGACTGA
- the kynA gene encoding tryptophan 2,3-dioxygenase translates to MSQADSAPPNTNPDAPERAYSDFTRSLSYGDYLRIDTLTSAHQPVTQAHDEHLFIAVHHISEVWLNLIVQELRAAMTLLSAGVTDAPLKMLSRVVRAQEQMTNAWEVLKTMTPADYLQFRSAFGRASGFQSAQYRMMEFLLGNRNATLLRPHQHRPDLYGLLEAALNAPSLYDLALRLLSERGLAIAPSVLERDFAQPYVQNDEVLAAWLTVYRDPERYWDVYELAEKLIDVEDNFRRWRFNHLTTVERTIGFKTGSGGTSGVGYLRKALDTVLFPELWQVRTEL, encoded by the coding sequence ATGTCTCAAGCTGATTCTGCCCCGCCCAACACCAATCCCGACGCCCCTGAACGCGCTTACAGCGACTTTACGCGGAGCCTGAGTTACGGCGACTACTTGCGGATCGATACCCTGACCAGCGCCCACCAGCCGGTGACGCAGGCGCACGACGAGCATTTGTTTATCGCCGTGCACCATATATCGGAAGTCTGGCTGAACCTGATCGTGCAGGAGTTGCGGGCGGCCATGACGCTACTCTCGGCAGGCGTGACCGACGCGCCGCTGAAGATGCTCAGCCGGGTGGTGCGGGCGCAGGAGCAGATGACCAACGCTTGGGAAGTGCTCAAAACCATGACGCCCGCCGATTACTTGCAGTTTCGCAGCGCGTTCGGGCGGGCCTCGGGTTTTCAGTCGGCGCAGTACCGGATGATGGAATTTTTGCTGGGCAACCGCAACGCCACGTTGCTGCGCCCGCACCAGCACCGACCTGACCTCTACGGCCTGCTGGAAGCTGCCCTGAACGCGCCGAGCTTGTATGACCTGGCCCTGCGTCTGCTCTCCGAGCGCGGCTTAGCCATTGCGCCGAGCGTGCTGGAGCGCGACTTTGCCCAGCCCTACGTCCAAAATGACGAGGTGCTGGCCGCTTGGCTGACCGTCTACCGCGATCCTGAGCGCTACTGGGACGTGTACGAGCTGGCCGAGAAGCTGATTGACGTGGAAGATAACTTCCGGCGCTGGCGATTTAACCACCTGACCACCGTGGAGCGCACCATCGGCTTTAAGACCGGCAGTGGCGGTACCAGCGGCGTGGGGTATCTGCGAAAGGCGCTGGACACGGTGCTGTTTCCTGAGCTGTGGCAGGTGCGAACGGAGCTGTAG
- a CDS encoding dihydroorotase, protein MILTITNIRRPSSNTSETLTIENGLIKGWNLNLEGQTLDGNGATIVPAFIEPHAHLREPGQEQKEDLTSGLAAAAAGGYGTVISMPNTVPVVDNPAIVRALIDKAAALGFARLRPAAALTRGQDGEQLAELALLAEAGAAVFTDDGRTNENARTLRLGLEYAHSLGKVVSVHAEDASLRAGGVMNEGPVSEALGLPGNPAAAEAARIARDIEICRMTGGRLHIQHLSTGRALELVKAAKAQGVNITCEVCPHHLLLTDEALRSFDAVYKVAPPLRTQSDAQALLAGLKDGSVDCLATDHAPHTRAEKELDLLQAPSGIAYIEIAFPLLWTNFGAELGLQKIVELLTVDVARVLGWPAPSLEARQPADFTLLDLETVRPVDPATFKSKAKFNPWVGQDLKGWPMLTIVGGQVAFKRA, encoded by the coding sequence ATGATACTAACCATCACCAACATCCGCCGCCCAAGCTCCAATACCTCCGAAACTTTGACCATAGAAAACGGCCTGATTAAAGGTTGGAATCTGAATCTTGAAGGCCAAACCCTAGACGGCAACGGCGCGACCATCGTGCCCGCCTTCATCGAGCCGCATGCCCACCTACGCGAGCCGGGGCAGGAGCAAAAAGAAGACCTCACCTCAGGCCTCGCGGCTGCGGCTGCGGGCGGCTACGGGACGGTCATCAGTATGCCCAACACCGTGCCGGTGGTCGATAACCCCGCCATCGTCCGTGCCTTGATCGACAAGGCCGCCGCGCTCGGCTTTGCCCGCCTGCGCCCCGCCGCCGCCCTAACACGGGGACAAGATGGCGAGCAACTGGCCGAACTCGCGCTGCTGGCCGAAGCCGGAGCCGCCGTGTTTACCGACGACGGACGCACCAACGAGAACGCCCGCACGCTGCGGCTGGGGCTGGAGTACGCGCACTCGCTGGGCAAAGTGGTCAGCGTGCACGCCGAGGACGCCAGCTTGCGGGCGGGCGGCGTGATGAACGAGGGGCCAGTCAGCGAGGCGCTGGGGCTGCCCGGCAATCCGGCGGCGGCGGAAGCGGCCCGCATCGCCCGTGATATTGAAATCTGCCGCATGACCGGCGGGCGGCTGCACATCCAGCACCTGTCTACGGGCCGCGCTCTGGAGCTGGTTAAGGCCGCTAAAGCGCAGGGCGTCAACATCACCTGCGAGGTCTGCCCCCACCACCTGCTGCTCACCGACGAAGCGCTGCGGAGCTTTGACGCAGTCTACAAGGTTGCGCCGCCGCTCCGCACCCAAAGTGACGCCCAGGCTTTGCTGGCGGGCCTCAAAGACGGCAGCGTGGACTGCCTCGCCACCGACCACGCCCCGCACACCCGCGCCGAGAAGGAACTCGACCTATTGCAAGCACCGTCGGGCATCGCCTACATCGAGATTGCCTTTCCGCTGCTATGGACGAACTTTGGGGCCGAACTGGGCCTGCAAAAAATCGTGGAACTGCTAACCGTGGACGTGGCCCGCGTGCTGGGCTGGCCCGCGCCGAGTCTGGAAGCCAGGCAACCCGCCGACTTCACCCTGCTGGATTTGGAGACGGTGCGCCCGGTTGACCCCGCCACCTTCAAGAGCAAAGCCAAATTCAACCCCTGGGTAGGCCAGGATTTGAAAGGCTGGCCGATGCTGACGATTGTAGGCGGTCAGGTGGCGTTCAAGCGGGCCTGA
- a CDS encoding metallophosphoesterase → MPDVHGCPQFLVWVDKHFSDRSLILLGDLIHRGPDSRTCLQMALAWAEAGRATLLWGNHEYWVWDEGLRLEETQREDWFRSEEAELVSQYEDASEGLPELIRDMERFALLARPYCVEGEMLCAHAARPSLGLTADNILDNGYIWDSPELGLHPLPTNFFPALTYSVHGHSILKEPVVDLNNDHVVYLDLGSSKTVRFCVWDAENKRIIFYDD, encoded by the coding sequence GTGCCAGATGTACATGGCTGCCCGCAATTCCTTGTGTGGGTGGACAAGCATTTCTCAGACCGTTCTCTGATCCTGCTGGGCGATCTGATTCACCGGGGGCCAGATTCGCGCACCTGTCTCCAAATGGCGCTAGCTTGGGCCGAAGCTGGCCGGGCAACTTTACTTTGGGGAAATCACGAATACTGGGTCTGGGATGAGGGATTGCGTCTTGAAGAAACTCAACGAGAAGACTGGTTCCGCAGTGAGGAAGCCGAACTGGTGTCTCAGTATGAAGATGCCTCCGAAGGCCTGCCCGAACTGATTCGGGATATGGAACGTTTTGCTCTGCTTGCTCGCCCTTATTGCGTAGAAGGTGAAATGCTCTGCGCCCATGCCGCCCGCCCCAGCTTGGGCCTCACGGCGGACAATATTTTGGATAATGGCTACATCTGGGATAGTCCAGAACTGGGATTGCACCCGTTACCTACCAACTTTTTTCCTGCACTGACTTATTCCGTACATGGGCACTCTATTCTTAAAGAACCTGTTGTAGATCTAAACAACGATCACGTTGTTTATCTTGATCTCGGCAGTTCTAAAACGGTCCGCTTTTGCGTCTGGGATGCAGAAAATAAAAGAATTATTTTTTACGACGATTAG
- a CDS encoding aspartate carbamoyltransferase catalytic subunit, producing MNALSSKPKHLLDFQDWSAERLNALLDNADTMMQVLDRPVKKVPALQGLTVCTVFFENSTRTRVSFELAARRMSADVVSFAAGASSVTKGESIRDTIEVLTAYKVDAFVVRHQAAGAAHLVARYSGKPVINAGDGRRAHPTQALLDAYTIRREFGTLEGKTVAIIGDVRHSRVARSNAELLPKLGAKVILCGPATLLPRELAAEGVTLTTDPREAVRNADAVMALRLQQERMDAGYVGSLQDYARVYQVGEDLLAFAPNEAVVLHPGPMNRDVEISSEVADGPRSRILAQVENGQAVRMSTLYHLLVGRA from the coding sequence GTGAACGCCTTATCAAGTAAACCCAAACACCTGCTGGACTTTCAAGACTGGAGCGCCGAGCGGCTCAACGCGCTGCTGGACAACGCCGACACCATGATGCAGGTGCTTGACCGGCCCGTGAAAAAGGTTCCGGCGCTGCAAGGCCTGACCGTCTGCACCGTCTTTTTTGAAAACTCCACCCGTACCCGCGTCAGCTTTGAACTGGCGGCGAGGCGGATGAGCGCCGACGTGGTGAGCTTCGCAGCGGGCGCGAGCAGCGTGACCAAGGGCGAGAGCATTCGCGACACCATCGAGGTGCTGACCGCCTACAAGGTGGACGCCTTTGTGGTGCGGCATCAAGCGGCGGGGGCGGCGCATCTGGTGGCCCGCTACAGCGGCAAGCCGGTCATCAACGCGGGCGACGGACGGCGGGCGCATCCCACTCAGGCGCTGCTGGACGCCTACACCATCCGGCGCGAGTTCGGCACGCTGGAAGGAAAAACGGTGGCGATTATCGGTGACGTGCGCCACTCGCGGGTGGCCCGCAGCAACGCCGAACTGCTGCCCAAGCTGGGCGCGAAGGTCATTTTGTGTGGCCCAGCCACTCTACTGCCGCGTGAACTGGCCGCCGAGGGCGTCACGCTGACCACTGACCCCCGCGAAGCCGTCAGGAACGCCGACGCAGTGATGGCGCTGCGGCTCCAGCAAGAGCGGATGGACGCTGGGTACGTGGGCAGCTTGCAAGATTATGCACGGGTGTATCAGGTGGGCGAGGACTTGCTGGCCTTTGCACCCAATGAAGCGGTAGTGCTGCATCCGGGGCCGATGAACAGAGACGTGGAGATCAGCAGCGAGGTCGCTGACGGCCCGCGCAGCCGCATTCTGGCGCAGGTGGAAAATGGGCAGGCGGTCAGGATGAGCACGCTGTATCACTTGCTGGTGGGACGGGCATAA
- the pyrR gene encoding bifunctional pyr operon transcriptional regulator/uracil phosphoribosyltransferase PyrR produces the protein MKASILSADEMRRALTRIAHEILERNKGAENLALIGIHTRGIPIAARLAAKLQQLEGVDVPLGRLDITLYRDDLSEIAKQPIIRETEVPFDLDRRRVVLVDDVLYTGRTVRAALDALIDLGRPEGIQLAVLVDRGHRELPIRADYVGKNLPTAKSEVVKVKLQETDGTDGVELWDLEEVQAAQQ, from the coding sequence GTGAAAGCTTCTATCCTGAGCGCCGACGAGATGCGCCGCGCCCTGACCCGAATTGCCCATGAGATTTTGGAGCGCAACAAAGGCGCAGAAAACCTCGCGCTGATCGGCATTCACACGCGGGGCATCCCGATTGCCGCCCGCCTCGCAGCCAAATTACAACAGCTCGAAGGCGTGGACGTGCCGCTGGGACGGCTGGACATTACGCTTTACCGCGACGATTTGAGCGAAATTGCCAAGCAGCCGATCATCCGCGAAACCGAGGTGCCATTTGACCTGGACCGCCGCCGCGTGGTTCTGGTGGACGACGTGCTGTACACCGGGCGCACCGTGAGGGCCGCGTTGGACGCTTTGATCGATCTGGGCCGTCCGGAAGGCATTCAGCTGGCCGTACTGGTCGACCGGGGCCACCGCGAACTGCCGATTCGGGCCGATTACGTCGGCAAGAACCTGCCCACCGCCAAAAGCGAAGTGGTCAAGGTCAAGCTGCAAGAAACCGACGGCACAGACGGCGTAGAACTGTGGGACCTCGAAGAAGTTCAGGCGGCGCAGCAGTGA